Within Winogradskyella helgolandensis, the genomic segment TGTAAAGGATTTTGAATGTGCTTGTGGTAAATATAAAAGAATACGTTACAAAGGTATAGTTTGTGACCGTTGTGGTGTAGAAGTAACAGAAAAGAAAGTACGTAGAGATAGAGTAGGTCACATCAACTTAGTTGTGCCAGTTGCTCATATCTGGTATTTCCGTTCGTTACCAAACAAGATAGGTTACCTTCTTGGATTACCATCTAAGAAATTAGATATGATAATCTATTATGAGCGTTATGTGGTTATTCAACCAGGTATTGCTATGAATGCTGAAGGTGAGCCAGTGCAAAAAATGGATTTCTTAACAGAAGAAGAATATCTAACTATTTTAGAATCGCTTCAAAAAGAAAATCAATATTTAGACGATACAGATCCTAACAAATTCATCGCTAAGATGGGGGCTGAGTGTCTTATCGATTTATTAGCTAGAATTGATTTAGATCAGTTGTCATACGATTTAAGACATAAAGCTAATAACGAAACGTCTAAGCAACGTAAAACAGAAGCGTTAAAACGTTTACAAGTTGTTGAAGCGTTTAGAGATTCAAATTTAAACAGAGAAAACAGACCAGAGTGGATGATCATGAAGGCTGTACCTGTTATACCACCAGAATTAAGACCTTTAGTGCCTTTAGATGGAGGTCGTTTTGCAACTTCAGATTTAAATGATTTATACCGTCGTGTTATTATCCGTAACAACCGTCTTAAAAGATTAGTTGAGATAAAAGCACCAGAAGTTATTTTACGTAATGAAAAACGTATGTTACAAGAATCAGTTGATTCATTATTTGATAACACACGTAAATCATCTGCAGTAAAAACAGATTCTAACAGACCATTAAAATCGTTATCAGATTCACTTAAAGGTAAGCAAGGACGTTTCCGTCAAAACTTACTTGGTAAGCGTGTGGATTATTCAGCACGTTCTGTAATTGTTGTTGGACCAGAATTGAGATTATTCGAATGTGGTTTGCCAAAAGATATGGCCGCTGAACTTTACAAGCCTTTTGTAATTAGAAAACTAATTGAAAGAGGAATTGTAAAAACTGTAAAATCTGCGAAGAAAATTATAGATAGAAAAGAACCTGTAGTTTGGGATATCTTAGAGAATGTTTTAAAAGGACATCCAGTGCTTTTAAACCGTGCTCCTACATTACACAGACTTGGTATACAGGCTTTTCAACCAAAACTTATTGAAGGTAAAGCAATTCAGTTACACCCATTAGTGTGTACTGCATTTAATGCCGATTTTGATGGTGACCAGATGGCTGTGCATTTACCATTAGGACCAGAAGCTATTTTGGAATGTCAACTTTTATTATTGGCATCACATAATATATTAAACCCAGCAAATGGTTCGCCAGTTACAGTACCTTCTCAGGATATGGTACTTGGTCTATATTATATGACCAAATTACGTGTGTCTGATGAAAATTATAAGGTAAAAGGTGAAGGCTTAACATTCTATTCTCCAGAAGAAGTAAATATCGCTTACAACGAGAAGAAAGTTGACTTAAACGCAGGAATTAAAGTAAGAACTTTTGACTTTAATGAAGAAGGCGAGTTAACAAAACAAATTATTGAAACAACTGTTGGCCGTGTACTTTTCAACGAAAAAGTACCAGCAGCAGCAGGTTATATAAATGAAGTTTTAACTAAAAAATCATTAAGAGAAATTATTCATGGTATTCTTAAAAAGACAAGTGTACCTGAAACTGCAGATTTCTTAGATGAGATTAAAACTCAAGGTTATAAGTTTGCATTCCAAGGTGGATTATCATTTAGTTTAGGTGATATTATTATTCCAGCTGAGAAGCAAGGAATGATTGACGCTGCTAACAAGCAGGTTGATGGTATTATGGGTAACTATAATATGGGACTTATTACTAACAACGAACGTTATAATCAGGTTATTGATATCTGGACGTCTACAAATGCTGAATTGACAGAGTTGTCAATGAAACGTATTAGAGAAGATCAGCAAGGATTTAACTCGGTGTTTATGATGCTTGATTCTGGTGCAAGGGGTTCTAAAGAACAAATTCGTCAGTTAACAGGTATGCGTGGATTAATGGCTAAGCCTAAAAAATCTACAGCAGCAGGTGGAGAAATTATTGAAAATCCTATTCTTTCTAACTTTAAGGAAGGTCTT encodes:
- the rpoC gene encoding DNA-directed RNA polymerase subunit beta' translates to MARRQDKNTVQKFNKISIGLASPESVLGASRGEVLKPETINYRTHKPERDGLFCERIFGPVKDFECACGKYKRIRYKGIVCDRCGVEVTEKKVRRDRVGHINLVVPVAHIWYFRSLPNKIGYLLGLPSKKLDMIIYYERYVVIQPGIAMNAEGEPVQKMDFLTEEEYLTILESLQKENQYLDDTDPNKFIAKMGAECLIDLLARIDLDQLSYDLRHKANNETSKQRKTEALKRLQVVEAFRDSNLNRENRPEWMIMKAVPVIPPELRPLVPLDGGRFATSDLNDLYRRVIIRNNRLKRLVEIKAPEVILRNEKRMLQESVDSLFDNTRKSSAVKTDSNRPLKSLSDSLKGKQGRFRQNLLGKRVDYSARSVIVVGPELRLFECGLPKDMAAELYKPFVIRKLIERGIVKTVKSAKKIIDRKEPVVWDILENVLKGHPVLLNRAPTLHRLGIQAFQPKLIEGKAIQLHPLVCTAFNADFDGDQMAVHLPLGPEAILECQLLLLASHNILNPANGSPVTVPSQDMVLGLYYMTKLRVSDENYKVKGEGLTFYSPEEVNIAYNEKKVDLNAGIKVRTFDFNEEGELTKQIIETTVGRVLFNEKVPAAAGYINEVLTKKSLREIIHGILKKTSVPETADFLDEIKTQGYKFAFQGGLSFSLGDIIIPAEKQGMIDAANKQVDGIMGNYNMGLITNNERYNQVIDIWTSTNAELTELSMKRIREDQQGFNSVFMMLDSGARGSKEQIRQLTGMRGLMAKPKKSTAAGGEIIENPILSNFKEGLSILEYFISTHGARKGLADTALKTADAGYLTRRLVDVSQDVIVYEEDCGTLRGIEVSALKKNEEIVENLEARIVGRTSLNDVYNPLTEELLVEAGGHINDAIAKKIGASPIDAIEVRSALTCEAKKGICVKCYGRNLATGKMVQRGEAVGVVAAQSIGEPGTQLTLRTFHVGGIAGNISEENKLTVKFDGVAEIEDLKTVKSKDKEGKEVDVVISRTSELKLVDSKTGIILSTNNIPYGSFIYVNSGSKLKKGDVICEWDPYNGVIISEFAGKVKYENIEQGVTYQVEIDEQTGFQEKVISESRNKKLIPTLLIEDSKGETIRSYNLPVGAHIMIDDGEKIDIGKILVKIPRKSSKAGDITGGLPRVTELFEARNPSNPAVVSAIDGVVSFGKIKRGNREIIIESKLGEVKKYLVKLSSQILVQENDYVKAGMPLSDGSITPNDILNIKGPSAVQQYLVNEVQEVYRLQGVKINDKHFEVVVRQMMRKVRIIDSGDTIFLENQLVHKSDFIEENDKIFGMKVIEDAGDSENLKSGQIVTVRDLRDENSSLRREDKNLVTARDASPATATPILQGITRASLQTKSFISAASFQETTKVLNEAAVNGKVDSLEGLKENVIVGHRIPAGTGVREYENIIVGSREEFNEMMKAKEEMNFN